From the genome of Candidatus Rokuibacteriota bacterium, one region includes:
- a CDS encoding branched-chain amino acid ABC transporter permease: MTVEVLLQGIVGGLLMGCIYALIAAGLSLIFGLMEIVNFAHGEFLMLAMFSTFWAWALWRLDPLLSLPLTAGLLFLLGVATYQGIIRWILGAPMLAQIFATFGLAVCLRSAAQALWGADFHLVRDPWVQGRLSVGGLYVGLPQLVASVGAVVAFGFLYWFIRRTETGLALQATAQDRQAASLMGIHTERMFALGWGIGAACVGVAGALLTIFFYVFPDVGATFSLLAYVAVALGGFGNVPGTLAAGVIVGLVEVLGGLLIAPALKYVAVFAMYLVVVLVRPQGLFGRF, translated from the coding sequence GCGGACTCCTCATGGGTTGCATCTACGCCCTGATCGCCGCTGGCCTCTCCCTCATCTTCGGCCTCATGGAGATCGTGAACTTCGCCCACGGCGAGTTCCTGATGCTCGCCATGTTCTCCACCTTCTGGGCCTGGGCGCTCTGGCGGCTCGACCCGCTCCTCTCGCTCCCCCTCACGGCCGGGCTCCTCTTCCTCCTCGGCGTGGCCACCTACCAGGGAATCATCCGGTGGATCCTCGGCGCGCCCATGCTCGCGCAGATCTTCGCCACGTTCGGCCTGGCCGTCTGCCTGCGCTCGGCGGCCCAGGCGCTCTGGGGGGCGGACTTCCACCTCGTGCGGGACCCGTGGGTGCAGGGCCGCCTCTCGGTGGGCGGGCTCTACGTGGGCCTGCCGCAGCTCGTCGCCAGCGTGGGGGCGGTGGTGGCCTTCGGCTTCCTCTACTGGTTCATCCGCAGGACGGAGACGGGGCTCGCGCTCCAGGCCACGGCCCAGGACCGGCAGGCGGCCTCGCTCATGGGTATCCACACGGAGCGGATGTTCGCGCTGGGCTGGGGCATCGGCGCAGCCTGCGTCGGCGTGGCGGGGGCGCTCCTCACGATCTTCTTCTACGTCTTCCCCGACGTGGGCGCGACCTTCTCGCTGCTCGCCTACGTCGCGGTGGCGCTGGGGGGCTTCGGCAACGTGCCGGGGACCCTCGCGGCCGGGGTGATCGTGGGGCTCGTGGAGGTGCTGGGCGGCCTCCTCATCGCGCCCGCGCTCAAGTACGTGGCGGTGTTCGCCATGTACCTGGTGGTCGTCCTCGTGCGTCCCCAGGGCCTGTTCGGCCGCTTCTGA
- a CDS encoding branched-chain amino acid ABC transporter permease has protein sequence MPRRLRIAAGLLALGALLVFPLVFTLPFPRHVMIMIFLYAMLAQAWNLLAGYCGQISLGHAVFFGAGAYTSSVLVKQLGLTPWLGMLAGALVAVALSQVIGYPVFRLRGHYFAIATIAVGEIVQTLVINWDWVGGARGLFVPLKRPDSFLNFQFHESKQAYYYIALGFLLLALWITRRTERSRTGYYFRAIREDQDAAASLGIPVARYKLRAMALSAGLTALGGTFYAQYILFIDPESVLPLSLSILICLVAVLGGVGTLWGPLIGAAILVPLGEGTRVFLGGTGKALDLVVFGALIVLVSVIQPGGIMALAQRGRRRTG, from the coding sequence ATGCCCCGCAGGCTCAGGATCGCGGCCGGCCTCCTGGCGCTGGGGGCGCTGCTCGTCTTCCCGCTCGTCTTCACCCTTCCCTTTCCGCGCCACGTGATGATCATGATCTTCCTCTACGCCATGCTGGCCCAGGCGTGGAACCTGCTGGCGGGCTATTGCGGCCAGATCTCGCTGGGCCACGCCGTGTTCTTCGGCGCGGGCGCCTACACCTCCAGTGTTCTGGTCAAGCAGCTCGGGCTCACGCCGTGGCTCGGGATGCTCGCCGGGGCGCTCGTGGCGGTGGCGCTCTCGCAGGTGATCGGCTACCCGGTGTTCCGGCTGCGGGGCCACTACTTCGCCATCGCCACCATCGCCGTGGGCGAGATCGTCCAGACGCTCGTCATCAACTGGGACTGGGTGGGCGGCGCCCGCGGGCTCTTCGTGCCCCTCAAGCGTCCCGACTCCTTCCTGAACTTCCAGTTCCACGAGAGCAAGCAGGCCTACTACTACATCGCGCTGGGGTTCCTGCTCCTGGCGCTCTGGATCACCCGCCGGACCGAGCGGTCGCGCACCGGCTACTACTTCCGCGCCATCCGCGAGGACCAGGACGCCGCGGCGAGCCTCGGCATCCCCGTGGCCCGCTACAAGCTGCGCGCCATGGCGCTGTCGGCGGGGCTCACCGCGCTCGGGGGAACCTTCTACGCCCAGTACATCCTCTTCATCGACCCCGAGTCGGTGCTGCCGCTGTCGCTCTCGATCCTGATCTGTCTCGTGGCCGTGCTGGGCGGGGTCGGCACGCTCTGGGGGCCGCTGATCGGCGCCGCCATCCTGGTGCCGCTCGGCGAGGGGACGCGCGTCTTCCTCGGCGGCACGGGCAAGGCCCTCGACCTCGTCGTCTTCGGCGCGCTCATCGTGCTGGTGTCCGTCATCCAGCCGGGCGGCATCATGGCGCTGGCCCAGCGGGGCCGCCGGCGGACCGGCTAG
- a CDS encoding ABC transporter ATP-binding protein — protein MSFQVAPGELVGIIGPNGAGKSTLFDLITGVLAPDAGTVLLDGAPITGLRPDQVSRRGVARTFQKLRPFAHMTALENVMVGAFQRTRDPAEARARAIGALLSVGLAGKEEAYARVLSTGQRKRLELARALATRPRLLLLDEVTGGVDQGSIPGLVDLVRRLHGEGAALVVIEHNMRVIMDISQRIVALHLGEIIASGPPRDVARDPRLIEAYLGQAYHGA, from the coding sequence ATCTCCTTCCAGGTGGCGCCCGGGGAGCTGGTGGGCATCATCGGGCCCAACGGCGCGGGCAAGTCCACGCTCTTCGACCTCATCACGGGCGTCCTGGCACCCGATGCGGGGACGGTGCTGCTCGACGGCGCCCCCATCACGGGCCTGCGGCCGGACCAGGTGAGCCGCCGCGGCGTCGCCCGCACCTTCCAGAAGCTGCGCCCCTTCGCCCACATGACCGCCCTCGAGAACGTGATGGTGGGCGCCTTCCAGCGCACCCGGGATCCTGCCGAGGCGCGCGCCCGCGCCATCGGCGCGCTCCTGTCGGTGGGGCTCGCCGGCAAGGAGGAGGCCTACGCCCGGGTGCTCTCCACGGGCCAGCGCAAGCGCCTGGAGCTGGCGCGCGCGCTGGCCACGCGGCCGCGCCTCCTCCTGCTCGACGAGGTCACGGGCGGCGTGGACCAGGGCAGCATCCCCGGCCTCGTGGACCTGGTCCGCCGGCTGCACGGGGAAGGGGCCGCGCTGGTGGTGATCGAGCACAACATGCGCGTGATCATGGACATCTCCCAGCGCATCGTGGCGCTGCACCTGGGCGAGATCATCGCCTCGGGCCCGCCCCGGGACGTGGCGCGCGACCCGCGCCTGATCGAGGCCTACCTCGGCCAGGCCTATCACGGTGCGTGA
- a CDS encoding ABC transporter ATP-binding protein translates to MLEARALDVLYGDYQILWNAHFRAGAGEVVAILGPNGAGKSTLMNTLSGLVRARRGEITFRGQPISGLPPHRIVGLGLAHVLERRRLFPYLTVRENLLLGAYNPGARAHREGTLADVEALFPFLRSRAGQLAHTLSGGEQQMVAIARGLMARPALLMIDEPFLGLAPRVVAQIAEVITAINRERGIAVVFIEQNVELALRLAHRGYVLESGRTILDGPPAALLGSPEVKRIFLGH, encoded by the coding sequence ATGCTCGAGGCGCGCGCGCTGGACGTGCTCTACGGCGACTACCAGATCCTCTGGAACGCTCACTTCCGCGCGGGGGCGGGAGAAGTGGTCGCCATCCTCGGGCCCAACGGCGCGGGCAAGTCCACGCTGATGAACACGCTCTCGGGGCTCGTGCGGGCCCGGAGGGGAGAGATCACCTTCAGGGGCCAGCCCATCTCCGGTCTGCCCCCGCACCGCATCGTGGGGCTGGGGCTCGCGCACGTGCTCGAGCGGCGTCGGCTCTTCCCCTACCTCACCGTCCGGGAGAACCTCCTCCTGGGCGCCTACAATCCCGGGGCCCGCGCCCACCGGGAAGGCACCCTCGCCGACGTCGAGGCGCTCTTCCCGTTCCTCCGGTCGCGCGCCGGCCAGCTGGCCCACACCCTCTCGGGCGGCGAGCAGCAGATGGTGGCCATCGCGCGGGGGCTCATGGCGCGGCCCGCGCTCCTGATGATCGACGAGCCGTTCCTCGGGCTGGCGCCGCGCGTGGTGGCGCAGATCGCGGAGGTCATCACCGCCATCAACCGTGAGCGCGGCATCGCGGTGGTCTTCATCGAGCAGAACGTGGAGCTGGCGCTCCGCCTGGCCCACCGGGGCTACGTGCTGGAATCGGGGCGGACCATCCTCGACGGGCCCCCGGCCGCGCTGCTGGGCTCGCCGGAGGTGAAACGCATCTTCCTCGGCCACTGA
- the trxA gene encoding thioredoxin, giving the protein MADSVLQLSEATFDAEVGKHQEVLMVDFWAEWCAPCRAIAPTLDQLARESSGKVTLAKVNVDENPALAARYGIRSIPTILLLKGGAVVDQIVGAVPKAQIKKKLDALA; this is encoded by the coding sequence ATGGCAGACAGCGTGTTGCAGCTGAGCGAGGCGACCTTCGACGCGGAGGTGGGCAAGCACCAGGAGGTCCTGATGGTCGACTTCTGGGCGGAGTGGTGCGCCCCCTGTCGCGCCATCGCGCCGACCCTGGACCAGCTGGCCCGCGAGTCCAGCGGCAAGGTCACGCTCGCCAAGGTCAACGTGGACGAGAACCCGGCCCTGGCCGCCCGCTACGGGATCCGCTCGATCCCCACGATCCTGCTCCTGAAGGGCGGTGCGGTGGTGGATCAGATCGTGGGCGCGGTCCCGAAGGCCCAGATCAAGAAGAAGCTGGACGCGCTGGCCTGA
- the trpE gene encoding anthranilate synthase component I — translation MRSVGPGIPALSPSRDEFRALAERGNMVPVYAELAADLDTPLSAFLRLRPGPYAFLLESVEGGEKWARYSFLGSDPLMVFTARGGRVALRHADGRTERLPTANPLDGLRSVLARFTPVAVPGLPRFQGGAVGLFAYDMVRHVERLPRQAKDDLRLPEAVFMLTDSLLAFDNLRHRLLVIANAHVGKTDPASLDRAYDQAALKIGMLLAKLGRPARPPAPLTFPDPAPLVALGEEGFTSTMDEASYMERVRRAKEYIASGDAYQVVVSRRLDTELRADPFTVYRALRSVNPSPYLFFLRLGRTSVVGSSPEVLVRLEDGRVEERPIAGTHPRGASDEEDARLAAEMAADPKERAEHVMLVDLGRNDVGRVSRVGSVEVTEFMVVERYSHVMHLVSHVRGRLAPGKDAFDVLAACFPAGTLTGAPKIRAMEIIEELEPTRRGPYGGAVGYISYSGNLDSCITIRTVVCHGGRASIQVGAGIVADSDPKLEWLETCSKSRGIILALRIAGREAAS, via the coding sequence ATGCGATCGGTCGGACCCGGCATCCCGGCGCTGTCGCCGTCGCGCGACGAGTTCCGCGCCCTCGCGGAGCGCGGGAACATGGTGCCGGTCTACGCGGAGCTGGCCGCGGACCTCGACACTCCGCTCTCGGCCTTCCTGCGGCTGCGGCCGGGGCCCTATGCATTCCTGCTGGAGTCGGTGGAGGGCGGCGAGAAGTGGGCGCGGTACTCCTTTCTCGGCAGCGACCCCCTGATGGTGTTCACCGCCAGGGGTGGCCGCGTGGCGCTCCGTCACGCCGACGGCCGCACCGAGCGGTTGCCGACGGCGAACCCCCTGGACGGGCTCAGGAGCGTGCTGGCGCGCTTCACGCCGGTGGCGGTACCCGGACTGCCGCGCTTCCAGGGCGGCGCCGTGGGCCTCTTCGCCTACGACATGGTCCGCCACGTGGAGCGCCTCCCGCGGCAGGCCAAGGACGATCTGCGGCTCCCCGAGGCGGTGTTCATGCTCACCGACAGCCTGCTGGCCTTCGACAACCTCCGCCACCGCCTGCTCGTCATCGCCAACGCCCACGTGGGGAAGACCGACCCGGCCTCCCTCGACCGCGCCTACGACCAGGCCGCGCTGAAGATCGGGATGCTGCTGGCCAAGCTCGGCCGGCCGGCCCGGCCACCGGCGCCCCTCACCTTCCCCGATCCTGCGCCGCTCGTCGCCCTCGGCGAGGAGGGGTTCACCTCCACCATGGACGAGGCCTCGTACATGGAGCGCGTCCGCCGCGCGAAGGAGTACATCGCCTCCGGGGACGCCTACCAGGTGGTGGTCTCGCGCCGGCTCGACACGGAGCTCAGGGCCGACCCCTTCACCGTGTACCGCGCGCTCCGGAGCGTCAATCCCTCACCCTACCTCTTCTTCCTCCGCCTCGGCCGCACGAGCGTCGTGGGCTCCTCCCCCGAGGTGCTGGTGCGCCTGGAGGACGGCCGCGTGGAGGAGCGCCCCATCGCCGGCACCCATCCGCGCGGCGCCAGCGACGAGGAGGATGCGCGGCTGGCGGCCGAGATGGCCGCCGATCCCAAGGAGCGCGCCGAGCACGTCATGCTGGTGGACCTGGGCCGCAACGACGTGGGGCGCGTCTCTCGCGTCGGCTCGGTGGAGGTCACCGAGTTCATGGTCGTGGAGCGCTACTCGCACGTGATGCACCTGGTGAGCCACGTGCGGGGACGGCTCGCTCCGGGCAAGGACGCCTTCGACGTGCTGGCGGCCTGCTTCCCGGCCGGCACGCTCACGGGGGCTCCGAAGATCCGCGCCATGGAGATCATCGAGGAGCTGGAGCCCACGCGTCGCGGCCCTTACGGGGGCGCGGTGGGGTACATCTCCTACTCGGGCAACCTGGACTCGTGCATCACGATCCGCACCGTGGTCTGCCACGGAGGGCGCGCCTCCATCCAGGTGGGCGCAGGTATCGTGGCGGACTCCGATCCCAAGCTCGAGTGGCTCGAGACCTGCTCGAAGTCGCGCGGCATCATTCTGGCCCTCCGCATCGCCGGCCGGGAGGCCGCCTCGTGA
- a CDS encoding aminodeoxychorismate/anthranilate synthase component II — translation MILVLDNYDSFTYNLVQYLGELGGEVRVARNDALSVDDVARLAPERIVISPGPGHPAQAGISLALIGALHAATPILGVCLGHQAIGQAFGATVTRARTQMHGKTSRIHHDGRGAFRGLPQDFEATRYHSLAVLDDGFPADLEVSARAEDGEIMGLRHRRYPVEGVQFHPESILTTQGKALLRNFLELSPARSA, via the coding sequence GTGATCCTCGTCCTCGACAATTACGACTCCTTCACCTATAACCTGGTCCAGTACCTGGGCGAGCTCGGCGGCGAGGTCCGCGTGGCGCGGAACGATGCGCTCAGCGTGGACGACGTGGCCCGCCTGGCGCCGGAGCGGATCGTCATCTCGCCGGGGCCGGGCCATCCCGCCCAGGCGGGCATCTCGCTGGCCCTGATCGGCGCCCTGCACGCCGCCACCCCGATCCTCGGTGTCTGCCTCGGCCACCAGGCCATCGGCCAGGCCTTCGGCGCCACCGTCACGCGGGCCCGCACGCAGATGCACGGCAAGACCTCACGCATCCACCACGACGGCCGCGGCGCCTTCCGGGGCCTGCCCCAGGACTTCGAGGCCACGCGCTATCACTCGCTCGCGGTGCTCGACGACGGCTTCCCCGCAGACCTCGAGGTGTCGGCGCGGGCCGAGGACGGAGAGATCATGGGGCTCCGCCACCGCCGCTACCCGGTGGAGGGGGTCCAGTTCCACCCGGAGTCCATCCTGACCACGCAGGGCAAGGCGCTGCTCCGGAACTTCCTCGAGCTGTCGCCCGCTCGGTCCGCGTGA
- the thiL gene encoding thiamine-phosphate kinase — protein MNLRRVGELGLIRRIREAGKEADDPGVVLGIGDDTAVLALDPGAALLATTDLVVEDVHFRRASASPRDIGWKAVAVNLSDIAAMGGRPRWALVGLALPASTEVEEVAALYEGMREAAAPHGVAIVGGDTSESPHGWFVNVTLLGEHAGTPRLRSAARRGDLVAVTGTLGRSVAGLALVEMGRERARAAGIDAGVVEELARAHLRPTARVAEGRWLGEAAGVRAMIDCSDGIATDLGHICRESDVGARVLLDRLPVAEAARAAARALGRDPIEWAAAGGEDYELLLTCDPASVEALGAGLRAATGTPLTVIGEVEGPGAGIVWLGPEGRPVAVRAGYEHFGG, from the coding sequence GTGAATCTCCGGCGGGTGGGAGAGCTGGGGCTGATCCGCCGGATCCGCGAGGCGGGGAAGGAAGCCGACGATCCGGGCGTGGTCCTGGGCATCGGCGACGACACGGCAGTCCTGGCCCTCGACCCCGGCGCGGCGCTCCTGGCCACCACGGACCTCGTCGTGGAAGATGTCCACTTCAGGCGCGCGTCGGCATCTCCCCGTGACATCGGCTGGAAGGCCGTCGCCGTGAATCTCTCCGACATCGCCGCCATGGGCGGCCGACCGCGCTGGGCGCTCGTGGGCCTGGCGCTCCCCGCTTCCACGGAGGTCGAGGAGGTTGCGGCCCTCTACGAGGGCATGCGCGAGGCCGCGGCGCCGCACGGCGTCGCCATCGTCGGCGGCGACACCTCCGAGTCTCCCCACGGCTGGTTCGTCAACGTCACGCTGCTCGGCGAGCACGCCGGCACGCCGCGGCTGCGCTCGGCGGCCCGGCGGGGCGATCTCGTGGCCGTCACGGGGACGCTCGGGCGGTCGGTCGCCGGGCTCGCCCTGGTGGAGATGGGCAGGGAGCGGGCGCGCGCGGCCGGGATCGACGCCGGCGTCGTGGAAGAGCTCGCGCGGGCCCACCTCCGTCCCACGGCGCGGGTGGCCGAGGGCCGCTGGCTCGGCGAGGCGGCAGGGGTCCGCGCCATGATTGACTGCTCCGACGGGATCGCCACCGACCTGGGTCACATCTGTCGGGAGAGCGACGTCGGTGCCCGCGTCCTGCTCGACCGCCTGCCCGTCGCGGAGGCGGCACGGGCAGCAGCGCGGGCGCTCGGACGCGATCCCATCGAGTGGGCGGCGGCAGGTGGCGAGGACTACGAGCTGCTCCTGACCTGCGACCCCGCATCCGTAGAGGCGCTCGGAGCAGGGCTGCGCGCAGCGACCGGCACGCCCCTCACCGTGATCGGCGAGGTGGAGGGGCCCGGGGCGGGTATCGTCTGGCTCGGACCCGAGGGCCGGCCCGTGGCGGTCCGGGCCGGCTACGAGCACTTCGGTGGATAG
- a CDS encoding HlyC/CorC family transporter — translation MDSLTVVALAALGALVFLSALLTGAEAAYFSLGRARLRRLAEERGAGAAPIAPLLEQPHELLVTLLVGITVINIGAAALAAAVAERLFGSAGLVIAIASMVFLLSVFGEVLPMTLAVEHPERFSALVGRPVAWLSVLLTPVRVVLGGLTRLTLRLIGSERRRSEPEISEEELRTLVDVGAREGVVERTEREMIHRVFELEDTLVREVMVPRPDMFCLDVATPPERLLELLRENLHSRVPVFDGTIDQIVGVLYTKDLLAHLRGLPADFDLRARLHPPYFVPESKRADALLREFQAKKLHLAIVVDEYGGTAGLVALEDVLEELVGEIRDEFDEEERLIQAVGDGAFRVSGKLPIDELNAAAGLSVSNEAYDTVGGWVLDLFGRIPHKGETTDAPQVSVTVEKVERTRVVEVLVKLRGAPEAPGDA, via the coding sequence GTGGATAGCCTCACCGTCGTCGCGCTGGCGGCGCTCGGCGCGCTGGTGTTTCTCTCGGCGCTCCTCACCGGCGCCGAGGCCGCCTACTTCTCCCTGGGGCGGGCGCGGCTCAGACGGCTCGCCGAGGAACGAGGGGCGGGTGCCGCGCCGATCGCCCCGCTCCTCGAGCAGCCCCACGAGCTGCTGGTCACCCTCCTGGTGGGAATCACGGTCATCAACATCGGCGCCGCCGCCCTGGCCGCGGCGGTGGCGGAGCGGCTGTTCGGCAGCGCCGGCCTGGTCATCGCCATCGCCAGCATGGTCTTCCTGCTCAGCGTGTTCGGCGAGGTCCTCCCCATGACGCTGGCCGTGGAGCACCCGGAACGCTTCTCGGCGCTGGTGGGCCGGCCGGTGGCCTGGCTGTCGGTCCTGCTGACGCCGGTGCGCGTGGTCCTGGGGGGCTTGACACGGCTCACTCTTCGCCTGATCGGGTCGGAGCGGAGGCGGAGCGAGCCGGAGATCTCCGAGGAGGAGCTCCGGACGCTGGTGGACGTGGGCGCGCGCGAGGGCGTCGTGGAGCGGACCGAGCGGGAGATGATCCACCGGGTCTTCGAGCTGGAGGACACGCTCGTGCGGGAGGTGATGGTCCCGCGCCCGGACATGTTCTGCCTCGACGTCGCCACGCCGCCGGAACGACTGCTCGAGCTCCTCCGGGAGAACCTCCACTCGCGCGTGCCCGTGTTCGACGGGACCATCGACCAGATCGTCGGGGTGCTGTACACGAAGGATCTCCTGGCGCACCTGCGGGGGCTCCCGGCCGACTTCGATCTCCGCGCCCGGCTGCACCCGCCGTACTTCGTGCCCGAGTCCAAACGGGCCGACGCGCTGCTCCGCGAGTTCCAGGCGAAGAAGCTCCACCTGGCCATCGTCGTGGACGAGTACGGCGGCACCGCCGGCCTCGTGGCCCTCGAGGACGTGCTGGAAGAGCTGGTCGGAGAGATCCGGGACGAGTTCGACGAGGAGGAGCGGCTCATCCAGGCCGTCGGCGACGGCGCCTTCCGCGTGTCGGGCAAGCTGCCCATCGACGAGCTGAACGCCGCCGCCGGGCTCAGCGTCTCCAATGAGGCCTACGACACAGTCGGGGGCTGGGTGCTGGATCTCTTCGGCCGGATCCCCCACAAGGGGGAGACGACCGACGCCCCCCAGGTGAGCGTGACCGTCGAGAAGGTGGAACGGACCCGGGTGGTGGAGGTGCTCGTGAAGCTCAGGGGCGCTCCGGAAGCCCCGGGGGACGCGTGA
- a CDS encoding HlyC/CorC family transporter, which produces MIYLWIILLALVVTALFSAAEMAFIAANRLRLRHLAEGGDRVAARYLESFRRPERVLSTAMMGVTIAHITASSVATWALLPVLGGAAALIVTLGLTPLMLVFGEVIPKAVAQEWATALIRHLFRVIEVATHALKPLTWGSSTLVVGVLALVGRQRTAARHFVSREELKLLLQMEPEEAAVSTSEAEMIDKIFDLGETAVREVMVPLVDVVLLPESATPDEAVRLMSERGFSRIPVYTDRVFNIVGVVTAMDLLRRGVVAADLRALMRPAPYVPETKRIDDLLPEMQKARVQLAVVVDEYGGAVGIVTVEDIVEEIVGEIHDEHDRPPAMVERLPDGSYRVAARVGIDELNESLDWELPKGDFETVAGLVLATLHRIPAVGEEFQVGRHSFTVLEANERRVLTVRISPPTPGAS; this is translated from the coding sequence GTGATCTACCTCTGGATCATCCTCCTGGCACTGGTGGTCACCGCGCTCTTCTCGGCGGCGGAGATGGCCTTCATCGCCGCCAACCGGCTGCGGCTGCGCCATCTGGCCGAGGGGGGCGACCGGGTCGCCGCACGGTACCTCGAGTCCTTCCGGCGGCCCGAGCGCGTGCTGTCCACCGCCATGATGGGCGTGACCATCGCCCACATCACGGCGTCATCGGTCGCCACGTGGGCCTTGCTCCCGGTGCTGGGAGGGGCCGCCGCGCTGATCGTCACGCTCGGGCTCACCCCGCTCATGCTGGTCTTCGGCGAGGTCATTCCCAAGGCCGTGGCGCAGGAGTGGGCGACCGCGCTGATCCGTCACCTCTTCCGCGTGATCGAGGTGGCGACCCACGCCCTCAAGCCCCTCACCTGGGGTTCCAGCACCCTTGTGGTCGGGGTGCTGGCACTCGTCGGGCGCCAGCGCACGGCGGCCAGGCACTTCGTCTCCCGCGAGGAGCTCAAGCTCCTGCTCCAGATGGAGCCGGAGGAAGCCGCGGTGAGCACCTCGGAGGCCGAGATGATCGACAAGATCTTCGACCTCGGGGAGACCGCCGTGCGCGAGGTGATGGTGCCCCTCGTGGACGTCGTCCTGCTGCCCGAGTCGGCCACGCCCGACGAGGCCGTCCGGCTCATGAGCGAGCGCGGCTTCTCGCGCATCCCCGTCTACACGGACCGGGTCTTCAACATCGTGGGTGTGGTGACGGCCATGGACCTGCTGCGGCGCGGGGTCGTGGCGGCTGACCTGCGCGCGCTCATGCGCCCGGCCCCGTACGTGCCGGAGACGAAGCGCATCGACGACCTCCTGCCCGAGATGCAGAAGGCCCGGGTGCAGCTCGCGGTGGTGGTGGACGAGTACGGCGGTGCGGTGGGCATCGTCACCGTGGAGGACATCGTCGAGGAGATCGTGGGCGAGATCCACGACGAGCACGACCGTCCCCCGGCCATGGTGGAGCGTCTCCCCGACGGGAGCTACCGCGTCGCCGCGCGCGTCGGGATCGACGAGCTGAACGAGTCCCTCGACTGGGAGCTGCCCAAGGGCGACTTCGAGACCGTCGCCGGGCTCGTCCTCGCCACCCTGCACCGCATCCCGGCGGTGGGCGAGGAATTCCAGGTGGGCCGGCACTCGTTCACCGTGCTGGAGGCCAACGAGCGCCGGGTGCTGACCGTCCGCATCTCCCCGCCCACACCCGGGGCCTCATGA
- a CDS encoding dienelactone hydrolase family protein produces the protein MPGRMVEFPSNGQVTQGYLVTPAAGKGPGVLVIQEWWGLVGHIKNVCDRFAAAGYSALAPDLYHGKSTSEPDEAGKLFMALNIAQAEKDLSGAARYLAGFSSTSKLGAVGFCMGGQLALFAGCTNRSVGAVVNFYGVHPNVKPDYRQLAGPMLGLFAEKDQFVNPSVARQLDADVKAVGKQSAIHIYPGVDHGFFNDDRADVYSKAAAEDAWKRTLAHFQAHLK, from the coding sequence ATGCCAGGACGCATGGTGGAGTTCCCGAGCAACGGGCAGGTGACCCAGGGATACCTGGTAACCCCGGCAGCGGGCAAGGGCCCCGGGGTGCTGGTGATCCAGGAGTGGTGGGGCCTGGTGGGACACATCAAGAACGTCTGCGATCGGTTCGCGGCGGCAGGCTACTCGGCACTGGCGCCAGACCTGTACCACGGTAAGTCCACCTCCGAGCCAGACGAGGCGGGCAAGCTCTTCATGGCGCTCAACATCGCGCAAGCCGAAAAGGACCTCTCGGGGGCAGCGAGGTACCTGGCGGGCTTCTCGTCCACGAGCAAGCTCGGGGCCGTCGGGTTCTGCATGGGCGGTCAGCTCGCGCTCTTCGCCGGCTGCACCAATCGCAGCGTCGGCGCGGTGGTGAACTTCTACGGTGTCCACCCCAACGTGAAGCCCGATTACCGCCAGCTGGCCGGCCCGATGCTCGGGCTCTTCGCGGAGAAGGACCAGTTCGTCAACCCCTCGGTGGCGCGTCAACTGGACGCCGACGTCAAGGCCGTCGGCAAGCAGTCCGCGATCCACATCTATCCCGGGGTCGATCACGGTTTCTTCAATGACGACCGGGCCGACGTCTACAGCAAGGCCGCGGCCGAGGACGCCTGGAAACGCACTCTCGCCCATTTCCAGGCCCATCTGAAGTAG
- the rplQ gene encoding 50S ribosomal protein L17, whose product MRHGKAGFKLGRVTAHRWALFRNLLVALFRHERITTTEAKAKAVRGLADRMVTLAKQESLHARRQVLAMVPDPVVVKKLFDAIAARFGDRRGGYTRIIRAGTRPGDRAPMVILELVDRPETPKEKDKKGTKAEKAPRSDKGAAGAAAPKGRRKKAAAAAG is encoded by the coding sequence GTGAGGCACGGCAAGGCAGGATTCAAGCTCGGGCGCGTCACGGCCCATCGCTGGGCGCTCTTCCGCAATCTGCTCGTCGCGCTGTTCCGGCACGAGCGCATCACCACGACCGAGGCCAAGGCCAAGGCGGTCCGCGGGCTTGCCGACCGGATGGTGACCCTGGCCAAGCAGGAGTCGCTCCATGCCCGGCGCCAGGTGCTGGCCATGGTGCCCGACCCGGTCGTGGTCAAGAAGCTGTTCGATGCCATCGCGGCGCGCTTCGGTGACCGCCGCGGCGGCTACACGCGCATCATCCGGGCAGGCACCCGCCCCGGCGACCGGGCCCCCATGGTCATCCTCGAGCTGGTCGACCGGCCCGAGACGCCGAAGGAGAAGGACAAGAAGGGGACGAAGGCAGAGAAGGCCCCGAGGAGCGACAAGGGAGCCGCAGGAGCCGCGGCCCCGAAGGGGCGGAGGAAGAAGGCCGCGGCCGCCGCGGGCTAG